Part of the Mixophyes fleayi isolate aMixFle1 chromosome 12, aMixFle1.hap1, whole genome shotgun sequence genome is shown below.
GGCGGGGTGCAAGGTCCCGGCGGGAGAGGGAGGCGGGGGTGCGAGGTCCCGGCGGGAGAGGGAGGCGGGGTGCGAAGATCCGGCAGGGGAGGGAGGCGGGGTGCGAGGACCCggcgggagagggaagggggggtgcgTGGTCCCGGCGAGAGAGGGAGGGCGGGGTGCGAGGTCCCGGCGGGGGAGGTAGGCGGGGTGCGAGGACCCGGGCGGGGGAGGGAGGCGGGGTGCGAGGACCCAGCGGGGGGAGGGAGGCGGGGGTGCGAGGATCCGGCGGGGGGAGGGAGGCAGGGTGCGAGGACCCGGCGGGGTGCGAGGGCCTGGATTGAAGAAAATGATGGTGAGAAGGATTATCCATGCTAGATACAGTGTGGCCTAGAGAAAGGACATGGTCCCAGTCGGAAGCTATGTGATACAGAGTATAAATATAATCCCGTAGACCAGAGGATGCCACTCATGTCCTAGGTATAATCTCTGCCGATAGACGCACTGTGTCCGCCTTTTGTATATATCACCGCCCGCCAGGCCCTATCTTCTTACCTGTATCTCATTTTCTCCCTGCAGGCGGAGTTCACTGCTATGCGAGACCAGTACATGAGAGCCGGAGAAGGGTTTATTATCTGCTATTCCATCACAGACCGACGCAGTTTCCACGAAGCGCGTGAGTTTAAGCAGCTCATCTACCGTGTGAGGCGAACAGACGACACTCCCGTTGTGCTGGTGGCAATAAATCTGACCTCTCGCGCCTGCGTCAGGTAAGTACGTGACACGTGGACCCCGAGGTCCAAATTACTGGACTGTTCAATGACTATCTTCATATTCTGCGATATATAGCGTATTGTGTGCATATATACTAATAACTGTTTCTTCAGGTCTCCAAAGACGAGGGCAGCTCGTTGGCGAGAGAGTTTAGCTGCCCCTTTTTTGAAACCTCCGCCGCCTTCCGTTACTACATCGATGATGTTTTCCACGCGTTGGTCCGCGAGATCCGCAGGAAGGAGAGGGAGGCGGCCCTGGCGAACGAGCGCAAATTCAAGCCCAAGTCCTCTCTGTGGAAGCGATTAAAGTCGCCTTTCAGAAAAAAGACGTCTGTGACTTGAAGGGGCACCGAGCTGAGTTCTAGTCTGTTCCACGGACCGGGGTGGGGGGGCAGTATTACTTGTTTCTCATCTCTAATAGCAGTCTGAGCCAGTGTTCTAGCACAGATGTGCTGtatggtaatatatatattttatttgtaaggcgaaGCTGCACTGGACTCCCCTACCTGATCCCACTCGGCTGTGAATATTTGGGGGATGATCACTTACTAACCGCACATGGGAGATATATACCTGCTGCGTATAGAACAGTCTGGATCACGTACTCTCTTACTAACATCTGGTCACCGTCAGTAGGTAGTGACCATCCCAGCACATGATACCGTATCCAGCAACTCGTAGTTTAGTTGCTTATTGTTCGCTATAGAAAGCATATCTTCTAATTACACCACAAGGGGCAAAGCAATGAGGGCGTAAAAGACCACCCAGATATGATTACGGGAGGCACTATTTTAGTTACAGCACCCCTCTTAGTTCTTCCTTCATACGACTGCTGATAAGAAAACTGAGCTGGAATCCTGTAGTTACAGCACTTCTGGAATctttattgatattttatattgtgattttgttttttctatgtgGAAATTTGCAcactttttgtatatttttgtatgtgaCAATAACACTGTTTTCAACAAATTCTTGTCTGCTGTAATCAATCTTGTTAATTGTGTGCGAAATCAGACTGGTGACAGTGAGTGGTCTGGCCTGTAACTGGCTGTATTTGCACAGTTGTGCGACACTACCGACCATCGCAGTAGTTTTCTCCTGCTGTGTAAGGATACACGGCTGTATATAAGATGAGAAGTTACTATTGCTTGATGAAGGAGCCGATGCTGGGGCCTGACAGCTGGTGCGGTCTAACGATGACTAAATGAAGAGTGAGTGATTAGTACAATATTTTAGTATGTTCTGTTACGTCCCATGTAGAAGAATGTGCGTCTGGTAAAATCCTCCTGCTTGACATGGTATTGTCCTTCATTCTGACAGTGACCATGGACACATAAATTACTTAATTTGCTGAGCTACCAGAAGATACTTCCAGTAGTGGTCTGGGAGAACAATAAAATACTAGCACCAAGATAGAATAACGACTgacacaaaataaattattttacttgGCTTCGATTAAATAAGGTTAGCATACAACCAAATGATGTCTGAATATGTGTAGAAAGCCCAAAGTTCAAATTCACATCACTTCTAAGTTCTCTTCACATCAGGAAGACTGTGGCAGGATGTCACTTCATCCACCAGAGATTACAAAGAGACTCCCCACTCTGTACCGTCCTATATACCTCAAGTATTACAGAAATAATTGTGATCCAATTCTAACTTTGCACAGAAGGTGGCAGTAGCAATACATGCAAGCCATACATTATAGAGCTATATTGCTTATGCTATCAAAATTAAGTCGCAAATAAGATCGGCCAATAACATGCACATTATATATCATCTTATTGCAATATAAAGCCAGCCAataacatgcacattattatgtatcATCTTATTGCAATATAAAGCCAGCCAATAGCATGCACATTATCATATATCATCTCATTGCAATATAAAGCCAGCCAATAGCATGCACATTATCATATATAATCTCATTGCAATATAAAGCCAGCCAATAGCATGCACATTATCATATATCATCTTATTGCAATATAAAGCCAGCCAATAGCATGCACATGATCATATATCATCTCATTGCAATATAAAGCCAGCCAATAGCATGCACATTATCATATATATCATCTCATTGCAATATAAAGCCAGCCAATACCATGCACATTATCATATATCATCTCATTGCAATATAAAGCCAGCCAATAGCATGCACATTATCATATATCATCTTATTGCAATATAAAGACAGACAataacatgcacattattatatataatctcATTGCAATATAAAGCCAGCCAATAGCATGCACATTATCATATATAATCTCATTGCAATATAAAGCCAGCCAATAGCATGCACATTATCATATATAATCTCATTGCAATATAAAGCCAGCCAATAGCATGCACATTATCATATATCATCTTATTGCAATATAAAGCCAGCCAATAGCATGCACATGATCATATATCATCTCATTGCAATATAAAGCCAGCCAATAGCATGCACATTATCATATATATCATCTCATTGCAATATAAAGCCAGCCAATACCATGCACATTATCATATATCATCTCATTGCAATATAAAGCCAGCCAATAGCATGCACATTATCATATATCATCTTATTGCAATATAAAGACAGACAataacatgcacattattatatatcatcTCATTGCAATATAAAGCCAGCCAATAGCATGCACATTATCATATATCATTTGATTGCAATATAAAGCCAGCCAATAGCATGCACATTATCATATATCATATTATTGCAATATAAAGCCAGCCAATAGCATGCACATTATCATGTATCATCTTATTGCAATATAAAGCCAGCCAATAGCATGCACATTATCATGTATCATCTTATTGCAATATAAAGTCAGCCAATAGCATGCACATTATCATATATCATCTTATTGCAATATAAAGCCAGCCAATAGCATGCACATGATCATATATCATCTTATTGCAATATAAAGCCAGCCAATAGcatgcacattattatatatcatcTTATTGCAATATAAAGACAGCCAATAGCATGCACATAAAATGTCTAAGAACTGGTTTAAAACTAGGTGTTTTGGACATTGATTCTGGTAATCCCATCTCATCTTTGTTCAGGTGATAAATACCTTTTATGTTAAATACTGATTCTCTCTGGAGTGTTTGCTGTTAGTGTGGAGATAAGAGAATAAGACAACGCCAACTGCTGCCATAATGTGAGTCTTGTTCTCTGACGCTATAAAAATGGGCGTAAGAGGTTATAATGAACCAGTACAGCCATACCCCTAGTAGCTGTGCATACATACtgtatacagtgcatccggaaagtattcacaacgCTTCACTTTATCCACATTTtgctatgttacagccttattccaaaatggaataaatttatttttttcctttaaaattctacacacaataccccataatgacaacgtgaaaaggTTTTTTATGAGATTTTCTGCaaatttgataaaaataaaaactaagaaatcacatgtacataagtattcacagcctttgccatgaagctcaggtgcatcctgtttccactgatcgtCCTTGATATGTTCCTACAGCTTAGTTGGAGTCCATCTGTGGTacattcagttgattggacatgatgtGTAAAGGcacatacctgtctgtatacggtcctacacctgtctatataaggtcccacactggacagtgcatgtcagagcacaaaccaagcaagaagtcaaaggaattgtctgtagacctccgagaGGGGATTGTttcgaggcacaaatctggggaagggtacgGAAAAATATCTGCTgcttgaaggtcccaatgagcacagtggcctccatcatccgtaaatggCAGAAGTACagaaccaccaggactcttcctagagctggccggcCGTCTAAACTGAGGAATAAATATCACTGGTTTTGTACGTTTATAACGTGATCCAGACTTTGTCGAGGAGTCCAGAAGACCTTGTCCGCATCTAATGTCATTGTGTTTGTACAATTGGTTGACGTGGATTGTCCTGACTTAGAAACGTAATTAACCTATAAGATGATTCATTTCCCACATTCTTATTTCAATCTTGCATTTGCTTCGTTAGATCTCAGTACGGGGGATGGATCTTAATGAGTGGTACAATGTTTGATTTCAGTATTTCACAATATTCCGCTCTATGTCCATCTGGACCGGGGGGCTCATTGCTATGTAAAGTCACAGTTACCACCTTTGTTCTGGGGCAGTTTAGGCagctatgattattattatcgcTCATTATTATATAGTGCAAATCATATTAAGCCATAAATAAACGCTGCAATTTTTGCACAATCTCAGCAGTGGAAATGCATCAATAACCTCCCATTTAATCCTTAATAAAGATGTTTGCTAATCCCCTCTCTCTTATTTCTacatctataaaatatatttttgatgtaATATGTCTTTATTTGAGCatttcataataaataaaaactttgtAAAAATTGTCTCTCATATACTGCTTTACACAATGGCCCTACATGTGGCAGTATGGATGGAGGTATAATATTCAGCCAAATAATCCACGTTTTCAGAGCTTAATACGCTATAATGTGGCCATGTAATACTGCCTCAGATGTTTACCACAATCACACAGGGTCATCCCAATGTTCCAGATTGTCATCTGCAAATTCCCACCATTTGCAATTAAGATATTCACAAAAGTTTGCTGATTGACCAAGAAAGTGTTAGGAAGTCcttcagccagtacagcaaaacccggagtctgctctgaagtctggtgttccctgctgcccctagtggtggggacagacttggctgcagacaaacagcgAGTTGAGAGATGTGTagcggctaaggagaacccagg
Proteins encoded:
- the RIT1 gene encoding LOW QUALITY PROTEIN: GTP-binding protein Rit1 (The sequence of the model RefSeq protein was modified relative to this genomic sequence to represent the inferred CDS: inserted 1 base in 1 codon), whose translation is MLGAGGVGKSAMTMQFISHRFPEDHDPTIEDAYKIRIRIDDEPANLDILDTAGQAEFTAMRDQYMRAGEGFIICYSITDRRSFHEAREFKQLIYRVRRTDDTPVVLXGNKSDLSRLRQVSKDEGSSLAREFSCPFFETSAAFRYYIDDVFHALVREIRRKEREAALANERKFKPKSSLWKRLKSPFRKKTSVT